A genome region from Variovorax paradoxus includes the following:
- the lysA gene encoding diaminopimelate decarboxylase, giving the protein MSADLTTSPLPGQPHVAQRDGTLHIEGVALDALAREHGTPLFVYSKQWMLDALAAYQRGFEGRDALICYAMKANSSLGVLRVFADAGCGFDIVSGGELSRVLAVGADPKTIIFSGVGKTRAEMRQALEAGIACFNVESEAELDVLNEVALAEGHRAPISIRINPNVDPKTHPYISTGLKGNKFGIAHDRAVEAYRHAARLPGLEVVGIDCHIGSQITEASPYLDACDRVLDLMEAIEAAGVPIHHLDFGGGLGIDYNGEVPPKADALWQQLLAKLDARGFGQRRLVIEPGRSLVGNAGVCVTEVLYTKPGEDKNFCIVDAAMNDLPRPAMYQAFQRIVPVRTRAGVAPTYDVVGPVCESGDWIGRDRALNVVAGDLLAVLSAGAYCMSMSSNYNTRGRAAEVLVSGATAKLIRRRETMEDQLRAEIEG; this is encoded by the coding sequence ATGAGCGCCGATCTCACCACTTCCCCTCTTCCCGGCCAACCGCATGTCGCGCAGCGCGACGGTACGCTGCACATCGAAGGCGTGGCGCTCGACGCTCTGGCCCGAGAGCACGGCACTCCGCTTTTCGTCTATTCGAAGCAGTGGATGCTGGATGCGCTGGCTGCGTACCAGCGCGGCTTCGAAGGGCGCGATGCTCTCATCTGCTATGCAATGAAGGCCAATTCGTCGCTCGGCGTGCTGCGCGTTTTCGCGGACGCCGGCTGCGGCTTCGACATCGTCTCGGGCGGCGAACTGTCGCGCGTGCTGGCCGTGGGCGCCGATCCGAAGACGATCATCTTCTCGGGCGTCGGCAAGACCCGCGCCGAGATGCGACAGGCACTCGAGGCCGGCATTGCCTGCTTCAACGTCGAGAGCGAAGCCGAACTCGACGTGCTCAACGAAGTGGCACTGGCCGAAGGCCACCGCGCACCGATCAGCATCCGCATCAATCCGAACGTCGATCCGAAGACGCATCCGTACATTTCCACCGGCCTCAAAGGCAACAAGTTCGGCATCGCGCACGACCGCGCCGTCGAGGCCTACCGGCATGCCGCAAGGCTGCCGGGCCTGGAAGTCGTGGGCATCGACTGCCATATCGGTTCGCAGATCACCGAAGCCTCGCCCTACCTCGATGCCTGCGACCGCGTGCTGGACCTGATGGAGGCCATCGAGGCGGCCGGCGTGCCGATCCATCACCTGGACTTCGGCGGCGGCCTGGGCATCGACTACAACGGCGAAGTGCCGCCCAAGGCCGATGCGCTCTGGCAACAGCTACTCGCCAAGCTCGATGCCCGCGGTTTCGGCCAGCGCAGGCTGGTGATCGAACCCGGCCGCTCGCTGGTCGGCAACGCCGGCGTTTGCGTCACCGAGGTGCTCTACACCAAGCCAGGCGAAGACAAGAACTTCTGCATCGTCGACGCGGCCATGAACGACCTGCCGCGTCCCGCGATGTACCAGGCCTTCCAGCGCATCGTGCCGGTGCGCACGCGTGCCGGCGTTGCGCCGACCTACGACGTGGTGGGCCCGGTCTGCGAAAGCGGTGACTGGATCGGCCGCGATCGCGCGCTCAACGTGGTGGCCGGCGACCTGCTGGCCGTGCTGTCGGCCGGAGCGTATTGCATGAGCATGTCCAGCAACTACAACACGCGCGGGCGTGCCGCCGAAGTGCTGGTGAGCGGCGCCACCGCCAAATTGATCCGCCGTCGAGAGACGATGGAAGACCAGCTGCGCGCCGAGATCGAGGGCTGA
- the lptM gene encoding LPS translocon maturation chaperone LptM, with protein MSTRARAVLMVCLVAGTTALVACGQRGALYLPTDPAAAGRATLPQLMTPDSLRSSSASAAAPAPAAAASAPAGNNSNTTEPRK; from the coding sequence GTGAGCACCCGCGCCCGCGCTGTGCTCATGGTCTGCCTCGTTGCGGGCACCACCGCGCTGGTTGCCTGCGGACAGCGCGGTGCGCTGTACCTTCCGACAGATCCGGCAGCTGCCGGGCGCGCCACCTTGCCACAGCTCATGACGCCGGACAGCCTGCGCTCGTCGTCCGCCAGTGCAGCGGCGCCTGCGCCGGCCGCGGCCGCCAGCGCGCCGGCCGGCAACAACAGCAACACCACGGAACCGCGCAAATGA
- the cyaY gene encoding iron donor protein CyaY — MTDIEYMDRAEAALAAIEQGCDRINDASDADLDNQRVGGMITISFQNGSQLIVNLQKPLQEIWLAARSGGYHYRHDGTAWVDTKTGEEFFGNLSREATLQAGQPLEFAAA, encoded by the coding sequence ATGACCGACATTGAGTACATGGACCGCGCCGAAGCTGCGCTCGCGGCCATCGAGCAGGGCTGCGACCGCATCAACGACGCAAGCGACGCCGACCTCGACAACCAGCGGGTGGGCGGGATGATCACGATTTCATTCCAGAACGGCAGCCAGTTGATCGTCAACCTGCAGAAGCCCCTGCAGGAAATCTGGCTGGCCGCACGCTCGGGCGGCTATCACTATCGCCACGACGGCACGGCCTGGGTCGACACCAAGACCGGCGAGGAGTTCTTCGGCAACCTGTCGCGCGAAGCGACCCTGCAAGCCGGGCAGCCGCTCGAGTTCGCGGCCGCCTGA
- a CDS encoding penicillin-binding protein 1A has product MQETSSPKGPAKTAPPKRPTWLKWLLRLFFWGFGIAAAGALSVLCVVAVALAVAYPNLPDISELSDYRPKLPLRVFSAEGIQIGEFGEERRNLTPISAIPKVVKDAVLAAEDARFYDHGGVDYKGMVRAGLANMNRVKSQGASTITMQVARNVYLSSEKTLTRKVYEVLLTFKLEHLLTKDQIFEIYLNQIYLGNRAYGFAAASEAYFGKPLQDLSIAQAAMLAGLPKAPGANNPVNNPQRARGRQFYVIDRMQEAGFITAEQAAEAKKEELHLRDAADPNRLHAEYVAETVRQLMYAQYGDSTYTRGLKVYTSLVAADQAAAYKALRKGIMDYERRQIYRGPEKFVDLPSDAKELDEAVDDALSDHPDNGDVMAAVVLKATAKQIDAVRGNGDPVQITGEGLKPAQSGLSDKAPPNIKIRRGAVIRVVKTPKNTWEITQLPEVEGAFVAMDPRDGAIKALVGGFDFGKNKFNHVTQAWRQPGSSFKPFIYSAALEKGFTPATVINDGPLFFDAGTTGGQPWEPKNYGGGYDGPMSMRTALMKSKNLVSIRILQSIGTRYAQDWITNFGFDKDKHPAYLPMALGAGSVTPMQMAVGYSVFANGGYRVNPYLVTRITDHKDKVLVDKQPPLLNESVRVIPQRNAFIMDTLLNSVARAGTAAKAQATLKRPDLYGKTGTTNDSLDAWFAGFQPTMTAISWIGYDTPRNLGDRETGGGLSLPIWITYMETAIKGVPVTELSANPPSGIVNVGGEWYYDDYAPGRGVASLGVEAAPAAPAEALTGAPVSPPAPPEERNRILDLFRN; this is encoded by the coding sequence ATGCAAGAAACATCCAGCCCCAAAGGGCCAGCCAAGACCGCCCCCCCCAAACGCCCGACCTGGCTGAAATGGCTGTTGCGCCTTTTCTTCTGGGGATTCGGGATTGCCGCCGCGGGCGCGCTGTCGGTGCTGTGCGTGGTGGCAGTGGCCCTCGCAGTCGCCTATCCGAACCTGCCTGACATTTCGGAACTTTCCGATTACCGGCCCAAGTTGCCACTGCGCGTGTTCTCGGCCGAAGGCATCCAGATCGGCGAATTCGGCGAGGAGCGTCGCAACCTCACGCCGATTTCCGCAATTCCGAAAGTCGTGAAGGATGCCGTGCTCGCCGCGGAAGACGCGCGCTTCTACGATCACGGCGGCGTCGACTACAAGGGCATGGTTCGCGCAGGCTTGGCCAACATGAACCGCGTGAAGAGCCAGGGCGCCTCGACGATCACGATGCAGGTGGCCCGCAACGTCTACCTGAGTTCCGAAAAGACGCTCACCCGCAAGGTTTACGAAGTCCTGCTCACGTTCAAGCTCGAGCACCTGCTGACCAAGGACCAGATCTTCGAGATCTACCTGAACCAGATCTACCTGGGCAATCGTGCCTACGGCTTCGCTGCCGCTTCGGAAGCGTATTTCGGCAAGCCGCTGCAGGATCTCAGCATCGCGCAGGCCGCGATGCTGGCCGGCCTGCCCAAGGCGCCTGGCGCGAACAACCCGGTCAACAACCCGCAACGGGCGCGCGGCCGCCAGTTCTACGTGATCGACCGCATGCAGGAAGCCGGCTTCATCACCGCCGAGCAGGCAGCCGAAGCCAAGAAGGAAGAACTGCATCTGCGCGATGCAGCCGACCCGAACCGGCTCCACGCCGAGTACGTCGCCGAGACCGTGCGCCAGCTCATGTATGCGCAATATGGCGACAGCACCTACACGCGCGGCCTGAAGGTCTACACCTCGCTGGTCGCAGCCGACCAGGCGGCGGCCTACAAGGCGCTGCGCAAGGGCATCATGGACTACGAGCGCCGCCAGATCTACCGTGGTCCCGAAAAGTTCGTCGACCTGCCCAGCGACGCCAAGGAGCTCGACGAGGCCGTGGATGACGCGCTGAGCGACCATCCGGACAACGGCGACGTGATGGCGGCCGTGGTGCTCAAGGCCACGGCCAAGCAGATCGATGCGGTGCGCGGCAACGGCGACCCGGTGCAGATCACCGGCGAAGGCCTCAAGCCCGCGCAGTCGGGCCTGTCCGACAAGGCCCCTCCCAACATCAAGATCCGCCGCGGCGCGGTGATCCGCGTGGTGAAGACGCCGAAGAACACCTGGGAAATCACGCAACTGCCAGAGGTCGAAGGCGCGTTCGTCGCCATGGATCCGCGAGACGGCGCCATCAAGGCGCTCGTGGGCGGCTTCGACTTCGGCAAGAACAAGTTCAACCACGTCACGCAGGCGTGGCGCCAGCCGGGCTCGAGCTTCAAGCCCTTCATCTATTCCGCAGCGCTCGAAAAGGGCTTCACCCCCGCCACCGTCATCAACGACGGCCCGCTGTTCTTCGATGCCGGCACAACCGGCGGCCAGCCCTGGGAGCCCAAGAACTACGGCGGCGGCTATGACGGCCCGATGTCGATGCGCACCGCGCTGATGAAGTCGAAGAACCTCGTGTCGATCCGCATCCTGCAGTCGATCGGCACGCGCTACGCGCAGGACTGGATCACCAACTTCGGCTTCGACAAGGACAAGCACCCCGCCTATCTGCCGATGGCGCTGGGCGCGGGCTCGGTCACGCCGATGCAGATGGCCGTGGGTTACTCGGTCTTCGCCAACGGCGGCTACCGCGTCAATCCGTACCTCGTGACCCGCATCACCGATCACAAGGACAAGGTGCTGGTCGACAAGCAGCCGCCGCTGTTGAACGAATCGGTGCGCGTCATTCCCCAGCGCAACGCATTCATCATGGACACGCTGCTGAACTCGGTGGCCCGCGCCGGCACTGCCGCCAAGGCGCAGGCCACGCTCAAGCGCCCCGACCTCTACGGCAAGACCGGCACCACCAACGACTCGCTGGATGCGTGGTTCGCCGGCTTCCAGCCGACCATGACAGCCATCTCGTGGATCGGCTACGACACACCGCGCAACCTGGGTGACCGCGAGACCGGCGGCGGCCTGAGCCTGCCGATCTGGATCACCTACATGGAGACCGCCATCAAGGGCGTGCCTGTCACCGAGCTTTCGGCCAATCCGCCATCGGGCATCGTGAACGTGGGTGGCGAGTGGTACTACGACGACTACGCGCCGGGCCGCGGTGTGGCGAGCCTGGGCGTCGAAGCTGCGCCGGCAGCGCCTGCCGAGGCCTTGACCGGCGCGCCCGTGAGTCCGCCGGCTCCGCCCGAGGAGCGCAACCGCATCCTCGACCTGTTCCGCAACTGA
- a CDS encoding pilus assembly protein PilM yields the protein MAALGSLFRRQNAPLLGLDVSSSSVKLVELGREASGKLVLERCAIEPLERGWITDGNVEKFDEVAEAVRRVIRKSGTRTRNVALALPPSAVITKKIILPGGMSEQELEIQVESEANQYIPFSLDEVSLDFCVTGPSTSSPGDVEVLIAASRKEKVQDREGLAEAAGLKAMILDVESYASRLATARLIEQLPGKGTDAIVALFEVGAFTTSMQVLRNQEVLYDRDQAFGGAQLSQLIVRQYGFSAEEAEAKKRSGDLPDDYGSGVLKPFVESIAQEIARALQFFFTSTPHNRVDYVFLAGGSASLPGLTNAVTRQTSFACSLLNPFDGMELSSNIREKKVKREAPSYLTSCGLAMRRFLQ from the coding sequence TTGGCTGCTCTTGGATCATTGTTTCGTCGTCAGAACGCCCCCCTGCTGGGGCTGGACGTGAGTTCGTCCAGCGTCAAGCTGGTCGAGCTCGGCCGTGAGGCCAGCGGCAAGCTGGTCCTGGAACGGTGTGCCATCGAACCCCTGGAACGCGGCTGGATCACTGACGGCAACGTCGAGAAATTCGACGAGGTCGCAGAAGCTGTTCGGCGTGTCATCCGCAAGAGCGGCACTCGCACGCGCAATGTTGCGCTGGCCTTGCCGCCCTCCGCCGTGATCACCAAGAAGATCATTCTTCCAGGCGGCATGAGCGAGCAGGAACTCGAGATCCAGGTCGAGTCCGAAGCCAATCAATACATTCCGTTCTCGCTGGACGAAGTGAGTCTCGACTTCTGCGTGACTGGACCGAGTACGTCGTCGCCCGGCGACGTGGAAGTGCTGATCGCCGCCTCGCGCAAGGAAAAGGTCCAGGATCGCGAAGGTCTGGCGGAAGCCGCCGGCCTGAAGGCAATGATTCTCGACGTCGAGTCGTATGCATCACGGCTTGCAACGGCGCGGCTGATCGAGCAGTTGCCCGGCAAGGGAACGGACGCGATCGTTGCGTTGTTCGAAGTCGGCGCCTTCACCACCAGCATGCAGGTTCTGCGCAACCAGGAGGTGCTGTACGACCGAGATCAGGCGTTCGGCGGCGCCCAGTTGAGCCAGTTGATCGTGCGCCAGTACGGGTTTTCCGCCGAAGAGGCGGAAGCCAAGAAGCGCAGCGGCGACCTCCCCGACGACTACGGTTCGGGTGTGCTCAAGCCATTCGTCGAGAGCATCGCGCAGGAAATCGCGCGTGCGCTCCAGTTCTTCTTCACCAGCACGCCGCACAACCGCGTCGACTACGTGTTCCTGGCTGGCGGTTCGGCATCCCTGCCCGGCCTGACCAATGCAGTGACACGGCAGACGTCGTTTGCATGCTCGCTGCTGAATCCGTTCGATGGCATGGAACTCAGCTCGAACATCCGTGAGAAGAAGGTAAAGCGCGAGGCGCCGTCCTATCTGACCTCTTGCGGTCTGGCCATGCGGAGGTTTCTGCAGTGA
- a CDS encoding PilN domain-containing protein yields the protein MILINLLPHREAARKRRREAFYGTLGGAAVLGLLIAGLGYLWYEAQISSQQSKNRFLQAEIKKLEVEIKEISTLQEEIAALRARQQAVEDLQGDRNLPVHLLNELVRQLPDGVYLTSMKQDNQTVTLQGMAQSNERVSELLRNLGNNSPWLVKPELVEITSANVNLSARDQRRVASFTMRIGLKRPTDAQKAAAVKAQAAAAQSKG from the coding sequence GTGATTCTCATCAACCTGCTCCCGCACCGCGAAGCAGCACGCAAGCGGCGGCGCGAGGCCTTCTATGGCACCTTGGGCGGCGCGGCCGTCCTCGGGCTGCTGATCGCCGGACTTGGGTACCTATGGTACGAAGCCCAGATTTCGTCGCAGCAATCGAAGAACCGTTTTCTCCAGGCCGAGATCAAGAAGCTCGAAGTCGAGATCAAGGAAATCTCCACGCTGCAGGAGGAAATCGCGGCACTGCGCGCGCGCCAGCAGGCGGTGGAGGATCTCCAGGGCGACCGCAACCTGCCGGTGCACCTGCTGAATGAATTGGTCCGGCAATTGCCCGATGGCGTCTATCTGACGAGCATGAAGCAGGACAACCAGACCGTCACCCTGCAGGGGATGGCGCAATCGAACGAACGTGTGTCGGAGCTTCTGCGCAACCTGGGCAACAACAGCCCTTGGCTGGTGAAGCCTGAACTCGTGGAAATCACCTCGGCCAATGTGAATCTGAGTGCTCGCGACCAGCGGCGTGTCGCCAGCTTCACGATGCGCATCGGGCTCAAGCGCCCGACCGATGCACAGAAGGCTGCTGCCGTGAAGGCGCAGGCCGCTGCGGCGCAATCCAAGGGGTAA
- a CDS encoding type 4a pilus biogenesis protein PilO: protein MASNRPSQKVDVVAALNRFGDQFRGLNPNDPSMWPAVPRYALCLAVTALVLVALWFVWLTNSNDELESERSKEVSLRADYSKKVAQAANLELLKKQREQVQQYVTLLEKQLPSKAEMDALLSDINQAGLGRSLQFELFRPGQVSVKDYYAELPIAVRVTGRYHDMGAFVADVAALSRIVTLNNITVTPQKDKDTLTMDTTARTFRYLDDDERAAQKRAAAPKKGKK from the coding sequence ATGGCAAGCAATCGCCCCTCCCAGAAAGTCGACGTCGTGGCAGCGCTGAACCGCTTCGGCGACCAGTTCCGCGGACTCAATCCGAACGATCCATCGATGTGGCCCGCGGTGCCACGGTATGCCCTTTGCCTGGCCGTGACCGCCCTGGTCCTGGTCGCGCTGTGGTTCGTGTGGCTGACCAATTCGAACGACGAATTGGAAAGCGAGCGCTCCAAGGAAGTCTCGCTCAGGGCGGACTACTCCAAGAAGGTCGCGCAGGCGGCCAACCTCGAGCTCCTGAAGAAGCAGCGCGAGCAGGTGCAGCAGTACGTGACGCTGCTCGAGAAGCAGTTGCCAAGCAAGGCAGAGATGGACGCCTTGCTGTCCGACATCAACCAGGCAGGCCTGGGGCGGAGCCTGCAATTCGAACTTTTCCGTCCCGGCCAGGTGTCGGTGAAGGATTACTACGCCGAGCTCCCGATTGCCGTGCGCGTCACCGGCCGATATCACGACATGGGCGCCTTCGTCGCCGATGTCGCTGCGCTGTCCCGCATCGTGACTCTGAACAACATCACTGTCACACCGCAGAAGGACAAGGACACGCTGACGATGGACACCACCGCGCGGACGTTCCGCTATCTCGACGATGACGAGCGGGCGGCACAGAAACGCGCAGCCGCGCCAAAGAAGGGTAAGAAGTGA
- a CDS encoding pilus assembly protein PilP — MNAAARILWLALATAGLSACDSGQEDLQRWMAEQRAQVKPSVPPITEPKKFTPQAYTEASSFEPFNILKLTQALRRESNQPSTSELIAPELARRKEPLEAFPLDSMAMVGSMNRSGQPVALVRVDKLLYKVRVGEYLGLNYGRITRINETEIGLREIVQDAAGEWIERVATLQLQEGAKK; from the coding sequence GTGAACGCCGCCGCCAGGATCTTGTGGCTTGCACTGGCCACGGCAGGGCTGAGCGCGTGCGACTCCGGTCAGGAGGATCTGCAACGCTGGATGGCCGAACAGCGGGCGCAGGTGAAGCCTTCGGTGCCGCCAATCACGGAGCCCAAGAAGTTCACGCCGCAGGCCTATACCGAGGCCTCCTCGTTCGAACCGTTCAACATTCTGAAGCTCACGCAGGCGCTGCGCCGCGAGTCGAATCAGCCGAGCACTTCGGAATTGATCGCGCCCGAACTGGCGCGCCGCAAGGAGCCGCTGGAAGCCTTCCCGCTGGACTCGATGGCCATGGTCGGCAGCATGAATCGCAGTGGCCAGCCGGTGGCGCTGGTCCGTGTCGACAAGCTGCTCTACAAGGTGCGTGTCGGCGAATACCTGGGACTCAACTACGGGCGCATTACCCGTATCAACGAAACCGAAATCGGCTTGCGCGAAATCGTGCAGGACGCCGCCGGTGAATGGATCGAACGCGTCGCGACGCTGCAGCTGCAAGAGGGTGCGAAGAAATGA
- the pilQ gene encoding type IV pilus secretin PilQ, whose protein sequence is MNQKKSTMAQWLRAAGLGLLAFGALAVAHAQNAIQAVTSSTQSGAEVIRIDMAQPLTAVPTGFAVQTPARIALDFPGVTNAIGRSAIEVNQGNLRSVNVVQAGERSRVVLNLKQATAYKAEIQGKSLLVVLEPVAGTALAASAATTFAENRNRDTLPLRDLDFRLGSDSTGRVIVDLPNNQVGVDVKQQGKNLIVEFTKSTLPEGLRRRLDVSDFGTPVQLITSQQSGDRVRMTIEAKGDWEHSAYQSENQFVVEMRARKVDPSKLTQGVGYNGEKLSLNFQNIEIRSLLQVIADFTNFNIVTSDSVNGALTLRLKDVPWDQALDIIMQAKNLGMRKNGSVLWIAPKDEINAKEKLEFEAKAAIENLEPLRTQSFQLNYTKAITIAQGLTGTGASAGGGGGGGGSSGTTSRILSPRGSVIAESRTNQLFVSDIPSRLAQIADLIQKLDIPVRQVLIEARIVEASDTFGKSLGVKLGGGISGERFASSAGNRAYGNVGVMPVVTPGTNGGASTATTTWTNSNFINLPAGDAGGTGNAAGTFAISLFNSSFSRMLNLEISALEADGKGKLVSSPRVITADQTKALIEQGEEIPYQQATSSGATSISFRKAVLKLEVTPQITPEGNIILTLDVSKDARGVNTSAGPAINTKHVQTEVLVENGGTVVIGGIFELTETNDESRVPVLGEVPYVGALFRKRERVANKTEMLVFITPKMITDRNAAR, encoded by the coding sequence ATGAACCAAAAGAAATCAACGATGGCACAGTGGCTGCGCGCGGCCGGCCTGGGGCTGCTGGCCTTCGGTGCATTGGCTGTGGCCCATGCACAAAACGCCATCCAGGCGGTGACCAGTTCTACTCAGTCGGGCGCGGAAGTGATCCGCATCGACATGGCGCAGCCGCTCACCGCGGTGCCCACAGGCTTCGCTGTCCAGACGCCGGCGCGCATTGCGCTCGACTTCCCCGGCGTCACGAATGCGATCGGGCGGTCTGCCATCGAGGTGAATCAGGGCAACCTGCGATCTGTCAACGTGGTCCAGGCCGGTGAACGCAGCCGTGTGGTGTTGAACCTCAAGCAGGCTACGGCCTACAAGGCCGAGATCCAGGGCAAGTCGCTGCTGGTCGTTCTCGAACCGGTCGCAGGTACGGCCCTTGCCGCATCCGCTGCGACGACCTTTGCGGAAAACCGGAACCGCGACACCCTGCCGCTTCGTGACCTTGACTTCCGTCTCGGCAGCGACAGCACAGGTCGCGTCATCGTCGACCTTCCGAACAACCAGGTGGGAGTCGATGTCAAGCAGCAAGGCAAGAACCTCATCGTCGAATTCACCAAATCGACCTTGCCGGAAGGACTTCGCCGCAGGCTCGACGTTTCCGACTTCGGCACTCCGGTCCAGCTGATCACTTCGCAACAATCGGGCGACCGCGTGCGGATGACGATCGAGGCCAAGGGTGACTGGGAGCACAGCGCCTACCAGAGCGAGAACCAGTTCGTGGTGGAAATGCGGGCCCGCAAGGTCGATCCGAGCAAGCTCACGCAAGGCGTTGGCTACAACGGCGAAAAGCTCTCGCTCAATTTCCAGAACATCGAGATCCGTTCGCTGCTGCAGGTCATTGCCGACTTCACGAATTTCAATATCGTGACTTCCGACTCGGTGAATGGTGCCTTGACGCTTCGCCTGAAGGACGTGCCTTGGGACCAGGCTCTCGACATCATCATGCAGGCCAAGAACCTGGGCATGCGCAAGAACGGCAGCGTGCTGTGGATCGCGCCCAAGGACGAGATCAATGCGAAGGAAAAGCTCGAATTCGAAGCGAAAGCCGCGATCGAGAACCTCGAGCCGCTGCGGACCCAGTCGTTTCAGCTGAACTACACCAAGGCCATCACGATTGCGCAAGGCCTGACCGGCACGGGTGCGTCGGCTGGCGGTGGCGGTGGCGGTGGTGGCAGCAGCGGCACCACGAGCCGCATTCTCAGCCCGCGCGGCAGCGTAATCGCGGAGTCGCGGACCAACCAATTGTTCGTCTCGGACATTCCGTCCCGTCTGGCGCAGATCGCAGACCTGATCCAGAAACTCGATATCCCGGTGCGCCAGGTGTTGATCGAAGCACGCATCGTGGAAGCCTCGGACACCTTCGGCAAGTCGCTGGGCGTCAAGCTGGGCGGTGGTATCTCGGGAGAGCGTTTTGCCTCGTCCGCAGGCAACCGGGCATACGGCAACGTGGGAGTGATGCCCGTCGTCACGCCTGGCACCAATGGCGGTGCCAGCACCGCCACCACCACCTGGACCAACTCCAACTTCATCAACCTCCCCGCAGGCGACGCAGGCGGCACAGGCAATGCTGCGGGCACCTTCGCCATCTCGCTCTTCAATTCCAGCTTCTCGCGGATGCTGAATCTGGAAATCTCCGCGCTCGAAGCCGACGGCAAGGGCAAGCTGGTGTCCAGTCCCCGCGTCATCACGGCCGACCAGACCAAGGCGTTGATCGAGCAGGGTGAGGAAATTCCGTACCAGCAGGCGACGTCCAGCGGCGCAACCTCGATCTCGTTCCGCAAGGCGGTGCTCAAGCTCGAAGTGACGCCGCAGATCACGCCGGAAGGCAACATCATCCTGACGCTGGACGTGAGCAAGGACGCCCGTGGCGTGAACACTTCGGCGGGCCCGGCCATCAACACCAAGCATGTGCAGACCGAGGTGCTGGTCGAGAACGGCGGCACGGTTGTCATCGGTGGTATCTTCGAGCTCACCGAAACCAATGACGAATCGCGCGTGCCGGTGCTGGGTGAAGTGCCTTATGTGGGGGCACTGTTCCGCAAGCGCGAACGCGTTGCCAACAAGACTGAAATGCTCGTCTTTATCACCCCGAAGATGATTACCGACCGCAACGCCGCGCGCTGA
- a CDS encoding shikimate kinase, whose protein sequence is MAVALVGLPGAGKSAVGRRLGMRLDLPFIDTDHVIEQRIGCTIRDFFDREGEAAFRDLEQNVIADLAASAQGVLATGGGAVLREANRMQLRDHFHVIYLRSSPEDLFRRLRHDVKRPLLQVADPLGRLRELHDARDPFYRETAHDVVDTGRPSIAMLVNIIVMQLELAGVVEPGAHPEDPVD, encoded by the coding sequence GTGGCGGTCGCACTCGTCGGCTTGCCCGGCGCCGGAAAATCCGCAGTGGGCCGGCGTCTGGGGATGCGGCTGGATCTTCCATTCATCGATACGGATCACGTGATCGAGCAGCGAATCGGCTGCACGATCCGTGATTTTTTCGATCGCGAGGGCGAAGCCGCCTTCCGCGACCTCGAACAGAACGTGATCGCCGACCTGGCGGCGAGCGCCCAGGGCGTGCTGGCGACCGGTGGGGGCGCTGTGCTGCGGGAGGCAAACCGCATGCAACTGCGCGATCACTTCCATGTGATCTACCTGCGTTCTTCCCCTGAAGACCTGTTCCGTCGTCTGCGCCATGACGTCAAGCGGCCGCTGCTTCAGGTGGCCGACCCGCTCGGCCGGTTGCGCGAACTGCACGACGCGCGCGACCCGTTCTACCGGGAAACCGCGCATGACGTGGTCGACACCGGCCGTCCGTCGATCGCCATGCTGGTGAACATCATCGTGATGCAGCTGGAGCTGGCCGGCGTCGTGGAGCCGGGCGCGCACCCCGAAGATCCCGTCGACTGA